One genomic region from Halococcus qingdaonensis encodes:
- a CDS encoding 30S ribosomal protein S4e, whose product MSKHQKRLSVPDSWPVERKTATFTVKAAAGPHGEQGVPLLIVLRDVLGYVDNRKEARYALNQGTILINGASLDDEERPIGMFDIVEFTERDEHYRVFPDEGGRLALSPIDAADADSKLGKIVGKGQVPGGNTQLALHDGHTLEVDDGSEYAGSDSIVIDHDDEILAHFPYEEGALVTAVRGQHAGEIGEIEEIQVTPGSAANNVIVSQEEGDGFETIADYVVVIDENFVKEDDEETVTTAGEDTAAAEDPTDGGDDE is encoded by the coding sequence ATGAGTAAACACCAGAAACGGCTCTCGGTGCCGGATTCGTGGCCCGTCGAGCGCAAGACGGCGACGTTCACGGTGAAGGCCGCCGCCGGTCCGCACGGCGAACAGGGCGTGCCGCTGCTGATCGTGCTCCGCGACGTGCTCGGCTACGTCGACAACCGCAAGGAGGCGCGCTACGCGCTGAATCAGGGCACCATCCTGATCAACGGCGCATCCCTCGACGACGAGGAGCGCCCGATCGGCATGTTCGACATCGTCGAGTTCACCGAGCGTGACGAACATTACCGCGTGTTCCCCGACGAGGGCGGCCGGCTCGCGCTCTCGCCGATCGACGCCGCCGACGCCGACTCGAAGCTCGGCAAGATCGTCGGCAAGGGGCAGGTCCCCGGCGGCAACACACAGCTCGCGCTGCACGACGGTCACACCCTCGAAGTCGACGATGGCAGCGAGTACGCCGGTAGCGACTCGATCGTCATCGACCACGACGACGAGATCCTCGCCCACTTCCCCTACGAGGAGGGAGCGCTCGTGACGGCCGTGCGCGGCCAGCACGCCGGCGAGATCGGCGAGATCGAGGAGATCCAGGTCACGCCCGGCAGTGCGGCGAACAACGTCATCGTCAGCCAGGAGGAGGGTGACGGCTTCGAGACGATCGCCGACTACGTCGTCGTCATCGACGAGAACTTCGTCAAGGAGGACGACGAGGAGACCGTCACGACGGCCGGCGAGGACACCGCAGCGGCCGAGGATCCGACCGACGGAGGTGACGACGAATGA
- the rplX gene encoding 50S ribosomal protein L24: protein MSKQPHKQRTREERAPLHEKHRQVRATLAGDLREEYGRRSARVNAGDTVEVMRGDFAGEEGEVVTVDLQDAVVHVEEITLETADGEDVARALDASNLRITELTLDDDRREARLEGDDE, encoded by the coding sequence ATGAGCAAACAACCACACAAACAACGGACACGCGAGGAGCGCGCGCCGCTCCACGAGAAGCACAGACAGGTCCGTGCGACGCTCGCGGGCGATCTCCGCGAGGAGTACGGCCGCCGTAGCGCGCGAGTGAACGCGGGCGACACCGTCGAGGTCATGCGCGGCGATTTCGCCGGCGAAGAGGGCGAGGTCGTCACCGTCGATCTCCAGGACGCGGTCGTCCACGTCGAGGAGATCACCCTCGAAACCGCCGACGGCGAGGACGTCGCCCGGGCGCTCGACGCGAGCAACCTCCGGATCACGGAGCTCACGCTCGACGACGATCGCCGCGAGGCACGGCTGGAGGGCGACGATGAGTAA
- a CDS encoding 30S ribosomal protein S8 produces the protein MTDNDPLADALSGIDNAEGVGQLDFTVQPASNTIGSVLEVIYDRGYIDGFEFVDDGRAGKFEVELRGKINRCGVVKPRYSAGADEFEKWEKRFLPARDYGTLIVTTSHGVMSHYEAREEGLGGQVLAYVY, from the coding sequence ATGACCGACAACGATCCGCTCGCCGACGCGCTCTCCGGCATCGACAACGCCGAAGGCGTCGGCCAGCTCGACTTCACCGTGCAGCCCGCCTCGAACACGATCGGCTCCGTCCTGGAGGTCATCTACGACCGCGGCTACATCGACGGCTTCGAGTTCGTCGACGATGGCCGTGCCGGGAAGTTCGAGGTCGAACTCAGAGGCAAGATCAACCGCTGTGGCGTCGTCAAGCCCCGGTATTCGGCCGGGGCCGACGAGTTCGAGAAATGGGAGAAACGGTTCCTCCCGGCCCGCGACTACGGGACGCTCATCGTCACGACGAGCCACGGCGTGATGAGCCACTACGAGGCCAGAGAGGAAGGTCTCGGCGGGCAGGTGCTCGCCTACGTATACTGA
- a CDS encoding 30S ribosomal protein S14 produces MSESDVETGEHASKRTGQLEACQRCGRKQGLVGKYDIWLCRQCFREIARGMGFEKYQ; encoded by the coding sequence ATGAGCGAAAGCGACGTGGAGACGGGCGAACACGCGAGCAAACGCACGGGCCAGCTCGAGGCCTGCCAGCGCTGCGGGCGCAAGCAGGGGCTCGTCGGGAAATACGACATCTGGCTCTGCCGACAGTGTTTCCGTGAGATCGCCCGCGGCATGGGGTTCGAGAAATACCAATGA
- a CDS encoding 50S ribosomal protein L5, whose amino-acid sequence MSDAAGFHEMREPVVEKVVVHMGVGQGGRELADGEEILEAVTGQESVRTRAEATRPEFGIRQGDPIGAKVTLRGDDAEEFLATALELATIERSQFDETGNFSFGIAEHTEFPSQEYDPNTGIYGMDVTVNLARPGARIKRRTKATRSIPGRHRLDAEDAISYLEESYDMEVQ is encoded by the coding sequence ATGAGCGACGCCGCCGGCTTCCACGAGATGCGCGAGCCCGTCGTCGAGAAGGTCGTCGTCCACATGGGTGTCGGCCAGGGCGGGCGTGAGCTCGCCGACGGCGAGGAGATCCTGGAGGCGGTAACGGGCCAGGAGAGCGTCCGGACGCGCGCGGAGGCGACCCGGCCGGAGTTCGGCATCCGCCAGGGCGACCCGATCGGCGCGAAGGTGACGCTCCGCGGCGACGACGCCGAGGAGTTCCTGGCAACGGCGCTCGAACTCGCGACGATCGAACGGTCGCAGTTCGACGAGACGGGGAACTTCAGCTTCGGCATCGCCGAGCACACGGAGTTCCCGAGCCAGGAGTACGATCCGAACACCGGGATCTACGGGATGGACGTGACCGTGAACCTCGCCCGCCCGGGCGCACGCATCAAACGCCGCACCAAGGCCACCCGATCGATCCCGGGCCGTCATCGCCTCGACGCCGAGGACGCGATCAGCTATCTCGAAGAGAGCTACGACATGGAGGTACAATGA